A window of the Ipomoea triloba cultivar NCNSP0323 chromosome 14, ASM357664v1 genome harbors these coding sequences:
- the LOC116004273 gene encoding bifunctional monodehydroascorbate reductase and carbonic anhydrase nectarin-3-like — protein MDMLSSRAKLFSIAFLLLSVTHVIKSQEVDWGFSYDENSERGPSHWGELRPEWWQCGAGKMQTPIDLESKPVVYSNLGPIHNYYTTHVAILENRGYDMMLSWPLGRGFLSINGVSYSFRQVHWHSPSEHVINGTSYDLEAHLVHVSNDGQIAVLAVLYQIGETPDPILSVIENDLKELAETLGVVKYVGYLDPNLLQARGRRYYRYMGSLTTPPCTEGAVWTVMGTIRSVTKEQVALIRNAIHDDTKTNARPLQPINDRFVEVDRPGEHSED, from the exons ATGGACATGCTTAGCAGCAGAGCTAAACTGTTCTCCATTGCCTTTCTTCTCCTTTCAGTTACACATGTCATCAAGTCTCAAGAAGTTG ATTGGGGGTTTAGTTACGACGAAAACAGCGAGAGAGGGCCGTCTCACTGGGGAGAGCTGCGGCCGGAGTGGTGGCAGTGCGGTGCCGGAAAGATGCAGACTCCGATCGATCTAGAGAGCAAGCCGGTTGTGTATTCCAACTTGGGTCCCATTCACAACTACTACACGACACATGTTGCTATTCTTGAAAATCGTGGCTATGATAtgatg TTAAGTTGGCCGCTTGGTCGAGGGTTTCTGAGCATAAATGGTGTCTCATATTCTTTTAGACAGGTCCACTGGCACTCTCCCTCTGAACACGTTATCAATGGAACAAG CTATGATTTGGAGGCTCATCTGGTTCATGTGAGCAATGATGGGCAGATTGCAGTGCTTGCAGTGCTGTATCAGATTGGAGAAACTCCTGATCCTATTTTGTCTGTG attGAGAATGATCTTAAAGAACTTGCTGAGACACTGGGTGTAGTGAAATATGTAGGGTATCTTGACCCAAACCTACTCCAGGCCAGAGGCAGAAGGTACTATAGGTACATGGGCTCTCTTACAACGCCGCCATGCACGGAGGGTGCTGTCTGGACAGTTATGGGAACG ATTAGATCTGTTACAAAGGAACAAGTGGCACTCATCCGCAACGCCATTCATGAT GACACAAAAACTAATGCTAGACCACTCCAGCCAATAAATGATCGTTTTGTGGAAGTTGATAGACCAGGAGAACACAGCGAAGATTGA